CACGCTTAGGATCTGTATTTACaaactgcttcttcaatattggaTCGTAGAATGtgtttccaacaattccatGGTCAGCTGGATCAAGTCCCGTAACCAAAGTCCAATGGTTTGGGAATGTAGATGATGGAAAAGATGGGATCATGAAAGGCGCACCGTGTCCATCCATGAGTAGAGTATGCATTGTAGGGGTAATTTTTGGATTTATATAGTGAGGGTGAAATCCGTCTAATGATATGACgagagttgttggatgaaAGTCATGTGTTGAATTACTGATAATTCTTTTATTGTATGAGTTAACATAAACATTTTTGTGATTACGACCAATGAGATGAAAAATGACAGCTATCAAGCTTGCCAACAATACAGACCCTAATACCGTTGTCACTTTGAGTTTATTACTCAATAGTTTGATCTGGTAATCTCTGATATCAAATGTGCGATATTGTTGATCGTCGTCGTTGTCTTGAGAGTCAATTTCGAAATCTTCACTCTCAGTGTTTTCTCGATTCAACATCTCATATGAATTTCCTCCTATTTTCGATCTAGACTTGAAAAATCCCGCTATTTTCAGGATGAAATTTTTGGACGAACTGTCTTCGAATTCGTAGTCTAAGTTATCTAAAAAGTCGTGGTTATCGTCCGTTCTAACTACCTTCGTTTGATTCGTTTGTTCCTGAAATAGAACATCGTCATCGGGATCATCAATATCGGTCACGGGAACATCCACAGCAAAAGGCTGGGGGTGCGACGAATAGTTGACGGACATTTTCTGATGTTTCTATTAAATTCTACAAGTAGTTGTTGGTTTTTGCGGTTTGAGTAGGAAGAGTAAAGAAATACGAAGAATGTACATACCTAGCAGTGTAACCCTTACAGTAATAtaggaaaaggaaaaagacTGCACGTTGAGCAAAAAGTGAAAAGCGGAGATAACCCGATTCGGAAATACCGAAAGATATGAGTTACGCCAAAACCTGAACTTATTACAACTGTATATCAACTTGTATATACCTAACCTTTAAACTTAATACTTTAACATAATCtagagaattgaaaacaaTAATGCGAGTCTTTTGGAACTATACTTATCTCTATTGTCACTAGGGGACATTTAGAAAACGTCACCTTGGTCGAACATGGCGTCGGCAACCTTGATGAAACCAGCAATGTTGGCACCCTTCAATAAGGATGGCAAGCCAGCAGCGTTCTTTTCAGCAGAGTACTTAACAGCAGTTTCATAACAGTTTTCGAAACAAGTGTACAtgatgttcttcaactttgcgtcaacttcttcagcagtcCATTGGACTCTTTGTGAGTTTTGGGCCATTTCCAAACCAGAGACGGCAACACCACCACAGTTAGCAGCCTTACCTGGAGCGTACCAGACgttgttgtttctgttggCTTCGAAGATGTCAATGGCTTCCTTGGTGGAACCCATGTTTGAACCTTCAGCGACATATTTGACACCAGCCTCGATCAAAGCTTGAGCTTCTTCACCAGAGACTTCATTCTGAGTGGCAGAGGGCAAAGCAATGTCGACCTGGCCAACCTTGGCCCATGGTCTCACACCAGCCAAGTACTCAACGGAGTTGGAGCCGGAGAAAGCAGAAGCAGAGTCCacgatgatttcttctaaagacttgaacttcaacttggcgGCACCAATGGCAGCGATTTGTTCTTGCGTGATACCGGTTTGGGAAATGATGGAGCCCTTAGAATCAGATAAGGAAACAACTGTACCACCCAATTCAATGACCTTGAGAGCAGCGTATTGTGCGACAttaccagaaccagaaataGCAACTCTCTTACCCTTGAAGGATTCTTTACCTTGAGTGGCCTTTTCGATCATCTTTTCGACGTAGTAGACAACACCATAACCCGTGGCTTCTGGACGAATCAAGGAACCACCCCAGGTCAAACCCTTACCGGTCAAGATACCAGTCCAGTTGTTTTGCATTTGTTTGTAGGCACCAAAGAGGAAACCAATTTCACGGCCACCAACACCAATGTCACCAGCTGGAACATCAGTATCAGAACCGATGTATCTGGCCAATTGTCTCATGAAGGCTACacagaatcttctgatttcAGCATCGGACCTACCCTTAGGGTTGAAGTCACAACCACCTTTACCACCACCCATGGACAAGCCGGTCAAAgcatttttgaaaatttgtTCGAAAcccaagaacttcaagatcgacAAATTGACGGATGGATGGAATCTCAATCCACCTTTGTATGGACCCAAGGCGGAGTTGAATTGAACTCTAAAACCATTGTTGACTTCGATCTCACCCTTGTCGTTTTCCCAAGAGACTCTGAATTGGATGAGTCTTTCTGGGACAGAGACAACAGGGATAACCTTCTTGTACTTTGGTTGTTCGGTGAACAAGGTAGAGTCTTCAAGAGCGTGGACTAATTCGTTGTAAGCTTGTTGGAATTCAGGTTCGTGTGGCAAGACCATTTTTGACTGAGTTTAAGTATCGATAAGTatgattgaagaaaaagagaagagtgAATTTAAAAATCGTAACAGGGGAATTGATTCccaatatatatagaaaatTTTTCGATTCAATTTCTATGGCAGTTTATTACACAGCACAATTTATGGAAACAAAATTGATGAATTAAGAAAATTTCTGTTCCGGAGAAAAATCGGACATCAACATTATTCTCTACAAGCAGTTATTTTTTCATTGTTTCACATAGTTAACTCCAGAAATGTGTCCCGATGATTCAATCTAATTTCTTTTAGGgcaattttctttttcagcAAAAGAGTCACTTGAAGATTACGAGCACTGCACCTGTACCAAGCCCGTACCTTATCTCAATCTCTGGCCAATCAATCGACGATGTGAAAATTAATCAATCTTCCTGTGCAGGAGTCTAATAGCTCCATTGCTCAAGTTTGTAGTCCTTTAACGGAGGGAACACAAATGGAGAAGCATATGAGACGGACCTTTACGGTAGTATGCAAACTGTCGATTTCAACAGTGGGGGGATCTGGCAGTTACCGGGACCGCTACAAGGCAGAGGGTTGCAAGGTGGTTCCGTATACTCGTGATTTTTACCGTCGCTTGCAAAATTTTCgcttccaatttttcacttcgCATCCTACCAACTAGTTGGTAGTTGGTAGCAGCAATTGGTCTGAATCCGTATGAGATCTTTCAAGTCTCTGCAGTATGGGGTCCAATTTGGTTGTAAAATGTGGTTCTTAATAGAAGGGAGAAAAGTCGTATGGATCCCAAACGTGGTTTTTCGACGGATTATCGCATTCATAATTGCGAGATCTAACTATACCCTACGTGCCTAATGTCAGTGACACGTTACATTACAAAATTTACTGTATGCAACTAAGTAGTTCGCTCTGGCGTATTACTTCGGCCCACCGAATATTGCCGAAAGTCGGGTTTTTTTCTATAGACGAACTAAACTGCTAGGCATTTCGATTCTCCGCGACACATTCTTTATCAAGCGAATCAGAACAATTCTCGGGCTCCTGGCAAGACCAAAGTCCATGATTCCTAATTGATGCCAATTTGTGCAAGGGCGGCAACTCGACACGCGCCCCACAAACTCTCTTCATATTAGGCAGCTCTAACCCTTTGAATTGTTCATACCATCGGATTTCGTCCAGTTCGATTACGTAGTTCAATACTGTATATACCAACGAAATCGTAGATACGTTGCAAGTTTTgcaaacttcttgatcaaataTTAGAAAAACATACTGAATTGTCCTACTTTCTTGCAAAGGTTGCACCACTACCTAACTTTCCGTTTTTGCAGTAGCCGAAATTGTAATTCACTATACGAATCGTCTATAATTTGTCTTTTTGTACCATTCACTTTTGACTTTATTATCTAAAAACAGGATTGTCAATGATAAACTATATGTTCACCTACTGCACTAAACTTTACCTTACAGTCTTCCCCCACTATTGCTGTGATAGCAGTTGAAATGTTATTAATCATAGACAAGGATACCTTAGTCTTATGTGAGTGAGGGTTTAAATGCAGTACGACGTTCTTTGGAACATACTAGtaaaatttgaaaaaatcCATCTCAATACACACCCTTAACTTGACTTGAAGCATTTTCGACTTATCCAAAATGGACAATAGAAAGGTGTACAGCTCCTACAGGGACAGAATAAGAAGTATTTCTGTACCTTACCGAAATCAAAATGGATTTCTTTCAAAAGTTAAGAGCCTTTTCAACAGCAGTATCAATGAAGGAAAACCAAGTGAAGACTCATCATTATCTTCAGAAGCCCAAACATCAAAGATTGATACTCCtttgaagaggaaaagcGAAAGTCTTGCTGTagaatcaacaactgcGAATGAAATTTTATCgtcattcttcaaagagAAGGGAGACCGAAACTTGACAGAAGTAGAATATGAAGGCGTTATGGCTCTTTTGTCCAAGTCAAGAGCCAATACTCCCGTAAAGAGACAGAGGCTAAACCAAGATTTCGGAAATGACACagaaaattcaattttgaatGAAAAAAGTTTGCCACCACGTTCTGCTGCAGTCGATATTCTGAAAGTATTTGCTACCCCTTCTGCTCAGAAGACTTTAAGAAATGTTAACGCTACAATGATCCACGACCAGTCTTCCCTTATTACAGATTATAGCCCCGTATACCACACCATTAACGAAAGTTTTGGTAACAGAAGTATTTCATCTGTCAAACGTGTCTATCAATTCTCAGGATTGCCATCGCCATAtagaacaagaataagaGCCCCCAAGTCATCATCTTTGAGATCGTCTAAATCCAAAACTTCATCAAATGATGTCCAAATGAATCTaaggaaagagaagagcATTACCAACAAGTCGATTAATACTTCAGCCATCCACAAGCCGCGCAGTGCAGCTGCAACAACGTTGCTTTCAATTCTAGATGGAAAACAGACAGATAGTGAAGATAATGTCAATCCTACGAAGGCAAACATAGGGCGCTTTTCAAATCCGTACTCGTCGCAACCGTCgataaagaagatgaataAGATCGAAACCGTCAATAATACACATAAAAACACGATCACTGCAAATGATATAAACAAAACTATATCGTATGATAAATCACAAACTttgccaacaacaataaaaCTTGATGATACTTTCCCGAAGAGTAAGACTAATTTAACCCATAGGACTGAAGCAAGAGTGGAAAATGTACAAATACCAAATAAAACAAACGGTTATCCAGCATTCAAGGCAAATGGTACTAGTACCAATAGTATCCCATCAGTTTTACCAACTGTCAAAAATGCTATACCAAAGgaaaatatcaattttAGCCtgaaaacaacaaaatcTAGCATTCCTAACTTTTCGCCAGAACCTGCTGAAAGTGAATATGAATTCCCAGAATTGACACCAATAGAAGTGGGCTTGGATGCTGCTAAAGTTATTCAGTATGAGATGCTATTCAATTTTTAATAGAATTACATATaattaatatatatacCGTTTGAGGGTAGTTTCTCAGTTCAGTAACCGATTCAGGCTTGCTAACTAAGTCTGTAAATTTTCTAAACGAGACGCGGAACGAGCTTGCGGCTTGAATGAAAAAATGATCTTAGTATTTTTTGTATTAGAACTAGTCTTGACACCAGtttttttgcaatataTACCTATATAGATACCAATGACTATGAAACTTAACTCTGTTCTCTTGATTGGAGGCTCTGGTTTCCTCGGTCTACACTTGATCGAACAATTTTACAGACATTGCCCTAACACAAAATTATATGTGTTTGACGTGCGTCCATTGCCTGACAAGTTGGCTTCCTATTTTACGTTCCCGCCAGAACAGATTGGATTTTTCAAGGGAGACTTAACTTCTGAAAAAGATGTGTCAGAGGCCATAAGCGAGTCCAAATGTGATGTTATTGTTCATTCTGCTTCACCTATGCATGGGTTAGCGCAAGAAATTTACACGAAAGTCAATGTTCAAGGTACACAGAATGTGATTGAGGTTGctaagaagttgaaagtcAAAGCTTTGGTCTATACATCATCTGCCGGTGTGATATTCAATGGTCAAGACGTCAAAAATGCCAATGAATCGTGGCCATACCCAGAAGTCCACATGGATGGATACAATGAAACAAAGGCAATCGCCGAAGCAGCAGTTATGGAAGCTAACGATAAGAACGGGTTGTTAACCGTGTGTCTCAGACCAGCCGGTATATTTGGTCCTGGGGACCGCCAATTAGTTCCTGGTCTAAGGGCAAGTGCCAAGTTGGGCCAATCGAAGTTCCAATTAGGCGataacaacaacttgtttgATTGGACATATGTGGGAAATGTTGCCGATGCTCATGTTTTGGCAGCACAGAAAGTATTGGATCCATTGTATGCAGAAAGCCTTGGTGGAGAAACCTTCTTTGTCACAAATGATGCCCCAACCTATTTCTGGACTTTGGCCAGAACTGTTTGGAAAGCTGATGGTTACATTGATAAGTATTACATTAAATTGAATAGGCCCGTTGCAATCGTCTTGGGTTATTTCTCAGAATTCTTCTCAAAGTTGGCTGGAAAGGAGCCAGGTATTACACCTTTTAGAGTGAAGGTTGTCTGCGCTCACCGTTATCACGACATCATCAAAGCGAAAACAGTTCTTGGTTACAGGCCAGCAGTGGATTTGGAACTTGGTATTCGCTACACCTTGGAATGGATGGACGAAACTTCATGATTCTGCTCTAAAATGTAAATATAAATACTACTCATATGAATTTTATTAATCAGACACTAATTAGTAACTATGTGATCAATGAGCAAGTTTATCAATTTCGAGAGGAACGGCATATTCCGTTTTGAGCCAGATGTAGATACAACGTCTAGAATTTAAGTTAGTAATCAAATCTTTAGATGAAAATAAAGCAAGTTGAACATACTAGTTGAATTGACACCTCTATTACCATTAAGGGTAGAATTTTGACTATTGCCAGTAGTTGTGGTGTTGTTTCCCAATTCGGTCGAATTGTGTTTAATGGCATGCTCCAGTTTATGTTCTCCCAcaatttttgattttggctGAGTAGGTTCAATCTCTTTAGAGTGCAATTCCTGATTAGAATTAAGTTTGGACATAATGGCATATGAATCTTTCGGCATTTGACTTCCTGAGTCGCCTTTATTTCTCGATTTGACCAAATATTTGGAATTAACCTCTTCAACACCACCGTCCCCTCCACGATAGTCCTTCTTAAATGGAAGGGCACAAGCGTTAATTTCACTTAATTCAGCACAATCTTCGTACAAGACGCTTAAGAAATTCGCTGATGGGTTGTCGGGACAGATATGATAACATTCCTGTTTTATACTCTGAAGCGCACAACACTCACAGGCAAGATCGTCCGGTTTACAATCATCTAATTTCGACAATACTTCGTTGCAGCAAGCTGATAACTTGATGAGATCATTCGGTGGGCACTTCTTGGATGGCCTAGGGTTGGGATTGACGTAGGATCCAAATTCGGATTCGTATAAGTTGCTGTTGATTGAATATTTTGCAGCAACAACCAGAGAGAATGCGGCGGCAACGCCAATCGCAGAAACAGTTGTCTGAAACTTCATAGTGCACACTTATATCTTTGAGGGATCTTTTTTGTAGGTGGAGAGAGTTGTGTTGCTGTAGTGAACTCTTATAATGTGAAATACACTAAGAATATTGCAACAATTATTGGCCCCAAATTCTTAGCGCTGAACTAAAAATAAGGTTGAATACACGCGCGAATTTGGAATCCACAGATCATCAGGCGAGGACTATTCTGCCTTAGAGCTACGTGGACAAAGAAATCAGACATTTACCAGGGCAGAGATTCACAAGGCTCCGCTTTATTTCTCTTTGGAATGATCATAGTTGCCCTGATGTATGTGTAGTAGTACAGTGAAGACTCTTGATTTTCCAAATCCAGTTGGCCCAATCTGTATTTGTATAAAGTATGATTTTGTGAAATTTAATGGTGGTCAAAATTCTTGGCTTAAACATCGAAATTGGTTGAGTGCACAATTTCGTGTCTGATAGTTACCAAATGCCAAAGCTTTTGAACCATAGAGTGAAGTTTTTCCAGAGGTATTTTGTCGCATGAAATAATCGTTGGTTGGGGCTTGCGCCAAACGGCTTTACCCCGAATGTTGTACCTGCGCGAATAAACCGTGAGATTCTCCGGTAAAAGTTCGAAGCCCTGAAATTACGCGACGAAAACTTCCAAGCCTGTACCAATGTtctattttgcaattgtttcccaaaaaaaaaagtttcGAGCCCAGaacttttcttgttgattcCACTTTGAATATACCAAGCTAAAACGGAATCGAGTCTGTTTTCGTGTACCAACTCTATTCGCCGGTGTTTTGGTGTACAGCCTCCTTTTCACCAGGAATTCTGTATGTAATCTTGGAAAGCGGCATCATTTCTACTCGTGTCATGAAGTTGTAAAATTTATAAATACCCAGCTTTGTCCAGGATGGATATAGTTGAATACATTCGAAATCTAGCCCTTCACATATTAAAAGGAGAATGAACTTCGCGATTGTTTCAATCTTTGTACTTTTCGTCTTTCAATCGGCTTTTGCTGATGACAAAACTACCCCTCCTGTGGAAGTTGTGGGTAACAAATTTTACTTTTCAAACAATGGTTCTCAATTCTTAATGAGAGGGATCGCCTACCAGCAAAACACAGCCAATtcaactgaaaatttgcTGTTCATTGATCCTCTTGCTGACGAGAAGACTTGCGAAAGAGACGTCAAGtatttcaaagaattgaacacAAATACTTTGAGAGTTTATGCTGTAAATGGGTCATTAGACCATGATGCATGTATGGATATTTTCTCAGAAGCCGGTATTTATATTATTGCTGATTTATCAGAACCAGATCTTTCAATTAATAGAAACAATCCAGAATGGAATCTTGATTTGTACAAGAGATACACAGAGGTTGTCGACATGTTTGAAAAGTATCCAAATGTGTTGGGATTTTTTGCTGGAAACGAAGTTACAAATGATAAATCCAATACTGATGCATCTGCGTTTGTTAAAGCTGCTGTTAGAGACACTAAGAAATACATCAAAGACAAACAATACAGAAATATACCTGTCGGATACTCATCAaacgatgacgaagataTTAGAGTTGCAATTGCTGATTACTTTGCCTGTGGTGATTTAGACGAGAGGGCTGACTTCTTTGGGATAAACATGTACGAATGGTGTGGAGAGTCTACTTTTAAGACTTCGGGTTACCTGGATAGAACTGACGAGTATAAGAATTTGACTATTCCTGTGTTTTTCTCAGAATACGGTTGTAATGAAAAGAGACCAAGAAAATTCACAGAAGTTGGTGCCATCTTCAGTGATGACATGACTGATGTATGGTCTGGTGGAATTGTCTACATGTACTTTGAAGAGCAAAATAAATATGGTCTTGTTTCAATTAAAGGGGATGAGGTACAAACCCTTGATGACTACAAATACTACAAAAGTGAGATTAACAACATCAGCCCCAACTATGCTAAATCATCTACTGCCTCAGTGGAAGCCACCCAAACATTTGCATGCCCGGCTTCTGCCTCAACTTGGAGAGCAGCAGTCAAATTGCCCCCAACTCCCGACGAAGACTTCTGCGAATGTATGGCTCTGACTTATGAATGTGTTATTAGAGATAATGTTCCGCAgaagaatttcaagaatttgtaCTCCGAAATTTGCGGCCAAATTGACTGTTCTCCAATTTCTGTAAATGGTAGTAAAGGTGAGTACGGAAGCGTGTCTTTTTGCTCGGACAAGGATAAGTTGTCTCACGTTTTAAATGAGTATTACCTCAGTTCAGACAGACACCTGTCGGCTTGTGACTTTAATGGTTCTGCTACCCTTGCCAAGAGTGTTGAAACAGGCAAGACATGTAGCGCCAAGGATGGATCTGTTAACTCTGCGGGCAgttccaattccaagagTTCGGATACTAGCCAATCTACTTCGACATCTACGAAAAGTTCAGGAGCCATTCAAAGTTTCCAGATTGCTTCCAAGTATGATTTGTTGGCAATATCTATATTTATGGGATGCCTCTTCAGTGGCGCAACAATATTATTCATTTAAGTGCTGTTGTATTTGGTCTATTCCGCTTGATCATTTGATATACAATATGACTATActgaagaattcttgactAAAGATAAATAAACTTCTAATATAGGTTCAAATATCACTCTATATGTACTACATGATTAATTTAATTAGCAATCATGAAGATTTCGTTAAGCGCTTTAGCATCCATGACCGACGCACGCTTTTGCTTGATCCACTTAGATCTAGCAGCAAGTCTAGTGGAGATAGGTTGTTCTTCTGAGACGCTAGGTGCAAGTTCCGAAGAATTTTTTACTTTATTTTGCATCgactccttcttctctttcttctccttcttctctttcttctctttctttactcttctttccttgTTGTCTTTCGTgacattcttttctttcttttctttcttttcttttctgttctttctttctttcttcacttccttttctttcttcttttttcttttcattgtCACATTATCATCGCCAAAGgattttctcttcttgggtATACTAACTTCTATAAGGGTAGCTGAAGTAGACATAACTTTCTGCGTCTTTGTGTCCCACGTACTTCTTAGAACTTCCCCTTTTACAAAATGCATTCCCCATTTTCCGTTTATGATcttatcttttctttgtctttcaagttcactgttgatcttttcttctttaccATTGAGTCGACCCAAAATTCGTTGAAAAACGTCAAGCCCTGCACTGTCATTGTCTATTTCATCTTTACCATTTTTCTTAGCTAACCTTGCTCCTAAACCAAGATTATCGCCCTTTATAGTAACCTTCACGTGTGAAGTCATCGCATGGTCTACAAGTCCCAAACCCTTCCCAGGCTGCCATCCCATCTTCTCTAGGTATTGATGTCCAAATCGATTCGTATCATTTGACCAATTTGTATTACGAGGATCCAACCCGAATCTTTGCTTCACCTTTGTGCCGGCTAACCCCATTGTTTTGCTAATGAAAGTACTACTCTATTCTACAACAAATCTAATACGCAAAAAATGGGATACCATCCTTTTCCATAAAGATGAGTATCCTGCATATTGTGATATTTCTTTTTATGTTCCCTAGTTCAACTAGAATCCCAAGATAGAATACCACCCAGACAGGACCCATAGTCCTTCATCTTCACCTCTTGTTACACAATTACTTTCAACAAGCCACTTTATAACTGACTCGTAATCTCTGACGCCTAAAACGGTATGTAGCTTGTAATGCAAAGCTGCATAAGGAATACCTGGCCGAAAATGTATATAGTAAAGAACTGCCAAAATGATTCTCTTCCAATTATTATCATTAATATTTCCATTAAGATCAATCCAGAAGTGTGAACAGGCCCTCCCAGTTGGTACATGTACCTTTGAGGTTCTTCCAGCTCTTATATTTTTCTTGCCATGATGCACAACTATATCACAAGAAAGTTTCTCTTTGTCTATCAATCTAGATTCATATCCATCGAATTTATACGATTTATCGATGTGTACCAAAGAAGCCACCTCATTTGAGATTAAATGAAGCAAAGAACATACTTGTCCACCAAGTATTCCTTGTGATAGAATGATACCTTTCCTTGCATGGAATATCTCAGAAAGAttatcttcaaatttggTAGCTTGATTTAGAAATTTCAGAGTGATTTTGACAGAAAGAGCATTGTAGACTCTATCAGTTAGAACGAATCTATCACTGGAGCCATCAGTTGCATAAAAGTACACTTCTTTATCCTTTATTAAAGCAGTTGAAGCTTTGTATGTGATGTCATCACCAAATTCAGAAAGTATTTTCTTAACTTGGGCTTGAGAGAAATTTTCTTCTGCAGTTGCAAACATTGCCTTTAGAATAGTTCTAATTTCATCGTTTTCCTTTCTCTCTAACTTGTACTCCCTGCGGAAAAAAGTTACTCCAGATAAAATGGATTCCTTTTGGCGCATTGAATTGTCTTCTAGTTGATCATACAAATTCAGCAGCGATTCAGAAACCTGAACTTTGCTATAGGCGGAAGaattttctttcttggtTCGAAACAAGGGCATTTTATCCTCTATGTCTAATACAGATCCATCTGAATCTTTCCATAAGTCTaaaaagaatttgaatttaaTATTCTCCAAATCTTCAGAGGACACcaaatcatcttcaattcccTTCTGGATGATGTGCTCAAATGCCTCTATTCCCTTTGCTACAGCGGCTAACCCACCGACCAGCTTTCTAACAACCGTCCACTTCTGCTTTACACTTTTCCCATCCATATCATCAAATAACGAGGCAATTGCATCAAAATCAATCGAGCCTCTCATGAATGTCTTAGAGATGACAATAGCCCTAAATAAAGTTGTAGCATCTGACTTGTCAAACTTGGAACTTGATTTATACCTTCTAGGAGATCTAGATATTGTTCCTTCGTTGATTCTTTTGTTTGGCTTTGATCTTCTACGGTGCTTCTTGGATGCAAGTTTGGGCAATGTAAcatcaatttgaattggGACCTCACTAGAGTCGAACGCATTAGTCAGATCTTTCTTCGCAGGTTTTCTTCTAGGTGGCTTTGAAAATTCATCGGCCTGTCCCAATGATTCCAATCTTCCTTCTCGTTGTCTCATTTTCCTCAAACCTGTTGACAGAAATAATGTTACTTCACTTTCTATAATTCTTCTagatttttgatttctattCTCACCAACATCGGATATGCATTGGTCTTTGGCAAGCTGAATTTGCTCAGAAGAGGGTCTATACTCTTCCTCTGTTAAAATCAAAAGCTTTCTCGTGATTTGTTGCCCTGTCTTACAAAATGCGATTGTTTCCACATCCAAGTCCTTTGAAGCTATAAGACTCGAAATGTCCCTAGCTAAGGTCTTGATATCAGTTGCAGTTGAATTTCCAAGACGCTTGTCCAATAAACGACGCAATTTTGCTGTGGTATAAGTAACTCCTCCCAACTCCTTTATTATCTCTAGCAATTCAGTTCTCCTTTTTCCCCCTTTCAATGATGAAGTAACCGACCTCTTATTATTAGTATTTCTGAGTTTTGGAAAAACAGCTTCAAAAATTGGTGCAATTGGTTTAAGACTGTCTATTGTGACACCTCCagtttgttgaatatcATCTTCAACCTCTATGGCTGCTTCATCGACaacattttcttgttcttcgtAATTGACTCTTTCACG
This Scheffersomyces stipitis CBS 6054 chromosome 3, complete sequence DNA region includes the following protein-coding sequences:
- the GDH3 gene encoding NADP-glutamate dehydrogenase (go_function oxidoreductase activity~go_process amino acid metabolism); translated protein: MVLPHEPEFQQAYNELVHALEDSTLFTEQPKYKKVIPVVSVPERLIQFRVSWENDKGEIEVNNGFRVQFNSALGPYKGGLRFHPSVNLSILKFLGFEQIFKNALTGLSMGGGKGGCDFNPKGRSDAEIRRFCVAFMRQLARYIGSDTDVPAGDIGVGGREIGFLFGAYKQMQNNWTGILTGKGLTWGGSLIRPEATGYGVVYYVEKMIEKATQGKESFKGKRVAISGSGNVAQYAALKVIELGGTVVSLSDSKGSIISQTGITQEQIAAIGAAKLKFKSLEEIIVDSASAFSGSNSVEYLAGVRPWAKVGQVDIALPSATQNEVSGEEAQALIEAGVKYVAEGSNMGSTKEAIDIFEANRNNNVWYAPGKAANCGGVAVSGLEMAQNSQRVQWTAEEVDAKLKNIMYTCFENCYETAVKYSAEKNAAGLPSLLKGANIAGFIKVADAMFDQGDVF
- a CDS encoding predicted protein, which codes for MDNRKVYSSYRDRIRSISVPYRNQNGFLSKVKSLFNSSINEGKPSEDSSLSSEAQTSKIDTPLKRKSESLAVESTTANEILSSFFKEKGDRNLTEVEYEGVMALLSKSRANTPVKRQRLNQDFGNDTENSILNEKSLPPRSAAVDISKVFATPSAQKTLRNVNATMIHDQSSLITDYSPVYHTINESFGNRSISSVKRVYQFSGLPSPYRTRIRAPKSSSLRSSKSKTSSNDVQMNLRKEKSITNKSINTSAIHKPRSAAATTLLSILDGKQTDSEDNVNPTKANIGRFSNPYSSQPSIKKMNKIETVNNTHKNTITANDINKTISYDKSQTLPTTIKLDDTFPKSKTNLTHRTEARVENVQIPNKTNGYPAFKANGTSTNSIPSVLPTVKNAIPKENINFSSKTTKSSIPNFSPEPAESEYEFPELTPIEVGLDAAKVIQYEMLFNF
- the ERG26 gene encoding Sterol-4-alpha-carboxylate 3-dehydrogenase, decarboxylating (go_function 3-beta-hydroxy-delta5-steroid dehydrogenase activity~go_process steroid biosynthesis), whose protein sequence is MTMKLNSVLLIGGSGFLGLHLIEQFYRHCPNTKLYVFDVRPLPDKLASYFTFPPEQIGFFKGDLTSEKDVSEAISESKCDVIVHSASPMHGLAQEIYTKVNVQGTQNVIEVAKKLKVKALVYTSSAGVIFNGQDVKNANESWPYPEVHMDGYNETKAIAEAAVMEANDKNGLLTVCLRPAGIFGPGDRQLVPGLRASAKLGQSKFQLGDNNNLFDWTYVGNVADAHVLAAQKVLDPLYAESLGGETFFVTNDAPTYFWTLARTVWKADGYIDKYYIKLNRPVAIVLGYFSEFFSKLAGKEPGITPFRVKVVCAHRYHDIIKAKTVLGYRPAVDLELGIRYTLEWMDETS
- a CDS encoding predicted protein; amino-acid sequence: MKFQTTVSAIGVAAAFSSVVAAKYSINSNLYESEFGSYVNPNPRPSKKCPPNDLIKLSACCNEVLSKLDDCKPDDLACECCALQSIKQECYHICPDNPSANFLSVLYEDCAELSEINACALPFKKDYRGGDGGVEEVNSKYLVKSRNKGDSGSQMPKDSYAIMSKLNSNQELHSKEIEPTQPKSKIVGEHKSEHAIKHNSTELGNNTTTTGNSQNSTLNGNRGVNSTSMFNLLYFHLKI
- a CDS encoding pH responsive protein 1 precursor, with translation MNFAIVSIFVLFVFQSAFADDKTTPPVEVVGNKFYFSNNGSQFLMRGIAYQQNTANSTENLSFIDPLADEKTCERDVKYFKELNTNTLRVYAVNGSLDHDACMDIFSEAGIYIIADLSEPDLSINRNNPEWNLDLYKRYTEVVDMFEKYPNVLGFFAGNEVTNDKSNTDASAFVKAAVRDTKKYIKDKQYRNIPVGYSSNDDEDIRVAIADYFACGDLDERADFFGINMYEWCGESTFKTSGYSDRTDEYKNLTIPVFFSEYGCNEKRPRKFTEVGAIFSDDMTDVWSGGIVYMYFEEQNKYGLVSIKGDEVQTLDDYKYYKSEINNISPNYAKSSTASVEATQTFACPASASTWRAAVKLPPTPDEDFCECMASTYECVIRDNVPQKNFKNLYSEICGQIDCSPISVNGSKGEYGSVSFCSDKDKLSHVLNEYYLSSDRHSSACDFNGSATLAKSVETGKTCSAKDGSVNSAGSSNSKSSDTSQSTSTSTKSSGAIQSFQIASKYDLLAISIFMGCLFSGATILFI